A window of Desulfatiglans anilini DSM 4660 contains these coding sequences:
- a CDS encoding MCP four helix bundle domain-containing protein, translating into MGIRIKILSGFLILVIMLALAGGWSIYEVRTMGGSVSRILDENYKSIHAAGTMTEALEREDSAMLLLLSGNETDALQIMTAADATFQEGYHIAKNNITLPGEDKLVAKIEEDYRTYRSLWPKTAEAESSLGPTWYFEKVHPAFLHLKYDISELRSLNDEAMYAAASQLEAHAHRAVMPGIVAILSALVFTLIFNYFVHYYMVGPIIRITAGVQKSMETRAPFDVNIETNDELQRLASALRNLVNRYQQKSDS; encoded by the coding sequence ATGGGAATTCGCATCAAAATCCTGTCGGGGTTCCTGATCCTGGTGATCATGCTGGCTCTTGCCGGGGGATGGTCCATTTACGAGGTCCGTACCATGGGAGGCTCGGTCAGCCGGATTCTGGATGAAAATTACAAGAGCATCCATGCTGCGGGCACTATGACCGAGGCGCTCGAAAGAGAAGACAGTGCGATGCTCCTTCTTCTTTCCGGGAACGAAACCGACGCCCTTCAGATCATGACAGCCGCCGATGCCACGTTTCAGGAGGGATATCACATTGCGAAAAACAATATCACCTTGCCGGGGGAAGACAAACTCGTTGCAAAGATTGAAGAGGACTACCGGACCTATCGGTCGTTGTGGCCTAAGACGGCGGAAGCGGAATCTTCCCTCGGCCCGACATGGTATTTCGAGAAGGTGCACCCTGCATTTTTACACCTCAAATACGACATCTCCGAACTCCGCTCCTTGAATGACGAGGCGATGTACGCTGCGGCTTCTCAGCTCGAGGCCCATGCCCACCGGGCGGTGATGCCCGGCATCGTGGCCATCCTGTCTGCCCTGGTCTTCACCCTGATTTTCAATTATTTCGTTCACTACTATATGGTCGGCCCCATCATCCGCATAACCGCCGGTGTCCAGAAATCCATGGAAACCCGCGCACCTTTCGACGTGAACATCGAAACCAATGACGAACTTCAGCGGCTGGCATCGGCCCTGCGTAATCTGGTGAACCGGTATCAGCAAAAATCGGACTCCTGA